The following nucleotide sequence is from Thermostaphylospora chromogena.
ATGCAGCAGATGTGGTACACCCTGCACCTGCGCGACTCGGGCGCGGGCATGGGCGCGCACATCCCGCGCATCCGCGGTCTGCGGCACGCCGGCGAAGAGGAGAGCATGCCCTCCCGCGGGTTCATGTTCGACACCGACGACCCGGCCGAGATGGCCAAGTGGAGGGGCTGGCGGCGGTGGGTCACCTTCGACGCCCTGCTGCTGTTCTGGGGCATCACGATGCTGGTGACCATCTCCTTCACCATCATCGCCCAGGCGGCGGCGCGGCGGAGCCCGGACGTGCAGAGCCTGCTCCGCGGCGAGGACCGGGAGGCCGCGCTGAACGCGATGGCCGACGCGGTCGCGTCCGCGGGCAGCTCCGTGCTCGGTGTGATCTTCCTCGGGTTCATCGCCCTGATCGGCCTGAACGCCACGCTCGGCCTGTTCGACTCCTTCTCCCGGGGACAGGCCGACATGACCTACTTCTTCGTGCCGGGCGCCCGCAAGCTGAAGATGTCCCACCTGTACGCCATATTCCTGTGGGGTGTCATCATCTTCGGCATCCTGATCCTGCTGTTCGGGCCGGCCGACGGTCCCGCCGCGATCTTGGACACCCTGGCGTTCCTGTCCACCTTCGCGATGGGCGCGTACTGCGTCACCCTGCTGGTGGTCAACAACAGGATGCTGCCCAAGCCGATCAGGCCCAGGATCTGGACCAACCTGATCATCGGCTTCGGCGCGTTCTTCTACCTGGGGATGCTGTTCTACAGCCTCTTCCGGTTCGGCGTGGTCGTGGGGTGACATGAACGCCGAACACGCACGACGACTCGGCGAGCTCGCGCTGCCCGGGTTCGTCATCGGAGTCACGGCAGGTCTGATCGCCGGTGGGCTGACCCTGACCGCCGGGCAGTCCACCGGCGGGGCCGTCGTCGCCGCCGTCACGCTCGGATTACCTCTGGGGCTCCTCGGCGGCGGCTACAGCCTGCTGATGGGCAAGGGTGTGATCAAACCGGGCGTCTTCACCGTGGCGGGTCTGTACTGGCTCGCCGGCTTCCCCCTGGCCCGGCTCTGCCAGGAGGCGGCCACCAGCGCCTACCTCACCGGAACGCCCGCGCTACGCGAAGGGCTGCTGCCCTTCCTGGCCTTCCAGGGGCTGATCAGTCTGGGATTCGCCATCGGTTTCGTGTGGCTGCACGAGCGGATGACGCCGCGGTGGCTGATGCGCGTCCAGGACCGCAACCCCGACGCCCGGCGCCTGTTCGAGTCGTACGTACGGCACGTCGAGATGCTCTGGCGGAGCAGGGAGCGGCGGCGGGGACGTGCACCGGCGGCACGAGATGAAGGAGTGAGATGAGCCTGCCCACATGGGTCTGGGTCGTGACCGTTGTGGGATTCGCGGTCGTCATAGCGTTCGATTTCTGGCTCGTGGCGCGGAATCCGCGTGAGCCGTCCTTCCGGGAGTGCACGCTCTGGGTGGCGTTCTACATCCTCCTGGCCGTGGGCTTCGGGACGGGACTGCTGTTCGTGGCGGGGCCGCGTTACGGAGGGGAGTTCTTCGCCGGCTGGCTCACCGAATACTCGCTCAGCACCGACAACCTGTTCGTCTTCCTGCTCATCATGAGCCGGTTCTCGGTGCCTCGGAGATACCGCCAGAAGGTGCTCCTGATCGGGATCGTGATCGCGCTCGTGCTGCGCGGATTCTTCATCGCGATCGGCGCCGAGGCGGTCTCCCGGTTCGACTGGCTCTTCTACGTCTTCGGGGCGTTCCTGATCTACACCGCCTGGAAACTCATCGCCCACGAAGAGGAGGAGGTGGAGTTCTCCGAGAATCTCGCGCTGCGCACCGTGCGGCGCGTCCTTCCGGCGACCGATCGCTACCACGGAGCGTCCGTCCTCGCCAAGGTCGACGGCCGGCGGGTGGTCACCCCCATGCTGATCGTCATGGTCGCCATCGGCACGACGGACCTGCTGTTCGCGCTGGACTCCATTCCCGCCATCTTCGGCCTGACGAAGGAGCCCTACCTCGTCTTCACGGCCAACGCGTTCGCGCTGATGGGCCTGCGTCAGCTGTTCTTCCTCATCGGCGGCCTGATCGATCGGCTGATCTACCTCAGCAAGGGGCTGGCGCTGATCCTGGCCTTCATCGGGGTCAAGCTGGTGCTGGAGACCCTGCACCACGACGGCGTCTCCTGGGCTCCGGAGGTCCCGATCGCCGTCTCGCTCGGGGTGATCGTCGGCACCCTGGCCGTCACGGCGGTGGCGAGCCTGGTCAAGACCCGGATGGACCGTGCACGTGCGGCGGCGGACGTCACCGGGGCGTCCGCCCGGCAGCCCGCCGAGATCGATTGACCGTCGGCCGCTCGTTCCGTGGCGGGCGGGGCACCGGAGGCGACCTCCGGTGTCGCGCCGCCCGCCGTGGGACGGCGGGCGTGGGAGTCGATCAGCCGCGGACGTCGAGGCGCTCGTCCTCGCTCCAGCGGCGCAGGTGGCGGTCGATGTCGTCGACGACGCGGGAGCGCTGTGCGGCGAGCGCCGTGGCCAGGCCCACTCCGATGGCGCGGCCGTCGGCGTTGAACCCCGTCGGTTGCGTCATGACCTGCCGTAGCGTGTCCACGATTTTCGGCATGGTGCTCCCTCCTCTTCGCGTTCTCGTGATCCGCCGCAGACGGGCACGGTGATCGGCGGAGATCGGAGTGCGGGTGGTGCGCGGTCGGCGTCAGCCGCTGGAGCGGGCGCGGCGGCGACGGGGAGCGGGTGCCGGGACGGGCGGCTCCTCGTTCGCCCGCTGCTCCAGGTAGGAGCGGCGTGTCTGCTCGGTGTGGTGCCTCATCACCTCGGCGGCGCGGTCGGCGTCGCCGGCCTCGATCGCGTCGATCAGCGCCTGGTGCTCCTCCCAGGATTTCTCGCCCCGCTGCCGGGCCACCGGCGTGTAGTACCACCGGACCTTGCGGGAGACCTGAGCGGCCATGTCGGCGAGGACCTTGTTACCGGACATCTCGGTGACCTGGGCGTGCAGCTCGGCGTTGGCAGCCACGGTGCCGTCGACGTCTCCCGAGGAGTGGGCGGCCAGCCCGCGGGCGCAGATCTCCCGCAGGCGGGCGACGCCCTCGGGAGTGGCGTTGAGCGCCGCGAGCCGGGCCGACTCGGTCTCCAGCAGGCCGCGTACGGCCAGGAGCTGGTCGGCCTCCTCGGGGGTGGGCAGGTGGACGAACGCCCCCTGCCCCGGCCGCAGGTCGACCCAGCCCTCGCCGCTGAGGAGCTGAAGCGCCTCGCGCACGGGCTGGCGGGAGACGCCCAGAAGATCGGCCAGTTCGTTCTCCACCAGGTGTTGGCCGGGGCGGAGACTGCCGGTGATGATCAGTTCCAGGATCGCCTCGAAGACGCTTTCTCGCAGCGGCACCGGTCTCGCGATCCGCTGGGCAGACAATTCCGTTCGCAACATTCCTCAACTCCACGAAGAGTGCGACCGGCGCCTAGCCTTACGGTGCTTTCCTCGCCCAGTCGACTGCCTACAGTATACCGAGAGGGAAATCCCCTCCGGCGGTGAAACCCGTCACACCCTGCCGGTTCAGGCCGGATCAGGGTCGTGCACGATCGCCTATTCAGGTCGTCCGTTCAGACCCGCTTTCACGGCTGTGCGGTGGCCGTCGGGCACCGGAAGGGTGCGCGGGCGACCGGGCTGGCGCAGGCCGCGCGCGAGCACCACGGTAGCGAGTCCGAGGAGCGCCGCGAGAAGGCACACGCCGCTTTCTCCGGCCGGCATGGCCGCGGCGAGGACGATGCCGATCGGGCCGCCGACGCCCTTGGCGGCGTAGATGACGCCGTGGATCTCGTCGGTGCGTCGCTCGCCGAAGTACTCCCGCACCAGGCACGCGATCAGCGGATAGAAGGCGCCGCCGCCGAGCCCGGCGAGGCAGACGAAGGCGACCAGCGAGGCCGTGGACCCGGTGGACACCGCGCCGGCCAGCGCGACCTGGCCGCCGGTCAGCACCGCCAGCACGCCGAGCAGCGCCGTGCGGCGGCCCGTCCGTTCCGAGATCGCCACCGACACCGCCCGTCCCGCGCCGTTGAGTGCGATCAGTGCCGTGGTGGCGACGGCCGCGGCCGCCGGACCGTGATCGGCGGCGACCCACGCCGCAGAGACGACGTTGAACAGGGAGAGCGCTCCGGCCAGGACGAGGATGGCGGCCATCGTGGGCAGCGCGGGGGTGCGCAGCGCATCGCCCGCGGAGAAGTCGCGCACCGCACGCGGATTGCAGCGCAGGGCCGGATTGATCCGGCCGTCCATGGCCCAGGTGCGCGGATCGATGTGCGAGGGCCACCAGTGCCGGGGCGGCTCCCGCAGCAGGCGGCCGGTCACGGCGATGGTCAGCCCCACCACGACGGCGGCGACGTCGATCAGGGGCACGACGGCCGAGGGCGCGCCGGCGTGGACGGCGTGGACGGCGACGACGAAGGGGACGGCGCCGTAGGCGAACGCGCCGGTCACCAGGCTCACCCGGCCCGCGGCGCGCTCGGGGTACCAGCGGGCGACGACGGAGCTGCAGGTCGCGTAGACCAGGCCGCCGCCGATGCCGCCGAGCACGGAGTATCCGGCGAAGACCCAGGCGGGCGTGGGCGCGTGGGCGAGGGCGAGCAGCCCGATCGCGCTCAGCAGGGCTCCCGCCGTCATGGCGGTGCCCGGACGGAGCGCGATCCCGCCGCCCGTCCCGCGCCGTTCCATGAGCGCGGCGGTGGGCAGACCGCTCGCCGCCTGGCATACCGCCCAGACGGCGAGCGGTCGTAGCGCTTCGCCGGTGGTCCAGTCACGGGCCGCCGCGACGGCGGGCAGCGTCGCGGCGAAGCCGTACTGCAGGACGCCGAGGGCGGCCATCGCCGCCATGGCCGCCCATACCACGGCCGACCTGGGGCGATTGAGGATCTGCTCGGGAGCGATGCCGGTGAGGTAGACCCGGCCCCGCCAGTCGCGGACCTCTCGGCCCGCCGTGCTGCTGTTTTCCATACTGTATGTGATATGCAATCCGTCCTCTCGTTGTCGAGGTCTGGACGGCCTTTATTCCATACGGTATACAGTCTACAAGTCCGGTACGGCCGGTCCTGGATCACAGGCGAGAGGACAGGCGCGTGGATCTCTTCGAACACCAGGCCAAGGCGCTCTTCGCGGCACACGGCGTCCCCGTCCTGCCCGGCCGGGTGGTGACGACGCCCGCGGAGGCACGCGAGGCGGCGCGGGAACTGGGCGCCCCCGTGGTGGTGAAAGCTCAGGTGAAGACGGGTGGTCGCGGCAAGGCGGGCGGGGTGAGGCTCGCCGAGGGCCCGGCCTCCGCCGAGGACGCGGCCGCGGCCATCCTCGGCATGGACATCAAGGGGCACATCGCGCGAAGCGTTCTGATCGAGAAGGCGCAGGTGGCCGCGGAGGAGTACTACTTCTCCTTCCTGCTCGATCGGGCCGACCGCACCTTCCTGTCCATCTGCTCCGCGTCCGGGGGCATGGACATCGAGGAGGTCGCGCACGCCACGCCGGAGAAGGTGGCGAAGATCCCGATCTCTCCGCTGGAGGGGGTGAACCGGGCCAAGGCCCGCGAGATCGCCCGGGCCGGCGGCCTGCCCGACGCCGTCCTCGACGCCGCGGCGGAGACCATCACACGCCTGTGGGAGGTGTTCACCGAACGGGACGCCACCCTCGTCGAGGTCAACCCGCTCGCCGCGACCGCCGACGGGCGGATCGTCGCCTTGGACGGGAAGGTGACGTTGGATGACAACGCCGCGTTCCGGCAGCCGGATCATGAGGCGCTGGTGGATCGGGGGGCGGAGGATCCGCTGGAGGCGGCGGCCAAGGCCAAGGGGCTGAACTACGTCAAGCTGGACGGGTCGGTGGGGATCATCGGCAACGGTGCGGGGCTGGTGATGTCGACCCTGGATGTGGTGGCCTACGCGGGGGAGAAGCTGCCCGGCGCGCCGCGGCCGGCGAACTTCCTGGACATCGGCGGGGGCGCGTCGGCGGAGGTGATGGCCAACGGCCTGGAGATCATCTTGTCGGATCCGTCGGTGCGCAGCGTGTTCGTCAACGTCTTCGGCGGTATCACCGCCTGTGATGCGGTGGCCGAGGGGATCGTGGCGGCGTTCCGGCTGCTGGGTGAGCGCGGTGAGCAGGTGGGCCGGCCGTTGGTGGTGCGGCTGGATGGCAACAACGCCGCGCGGGGCCGGCAGATCTTGACCGAGGCGAATCTGCCGGGGGTGGAACTGGTGAACTCGATGGATGATGCGGCCGCGCGGGCCGCCGAGCTGGCTGTGGCGGGTGTGTGATGGCGATCTGGCTGACGAGCGAGTCGAAGATCATCGTTCAGGGGATGACCGGCTCGGAGGGGACCAAGCACACGCGGCGGATGCTGGCGGCCGGGTCGAAGATCGTGGGCGGGGTCAACGCGCGTAAGGCGGGGACCGTGCATGAGGGGTTGCCGGTGTTCGGCACGGTGGCCGAGGCGATGGCCGCCACGGGGGCGGATGTGTCGGTGGTGTTCGTGCCGCCGGCGCATACCAAGGCGGCGGTGCGGGAGGCGATCGATGCGCAGATCCGGCTGTGTGTGGTGATCACCGAGGGGGTGCCGGTGCATGACACCACCGAGTTCGTGGCCTATGCGCAGGCTCGGGGGAGCCGGACGCGGATCATCGGGCCGAATTGTCCGGGGATCGCGTCGCCGGGGGCGTCGAATGCGGGGATCATTCCGGCGGATATCACTTCGCCGGGGCCGATCGGGTTGGTGTCCAAGTCGGGGACGTTGACCTATCAGCTGATGTATGAGCTGGCGGATGTGGGGTTCTCCACCGCGGTGGGGATCGGTGGGGATCCGGTGATCGGTACGACGCATATCGATGCGCTGGCGGCGTTTGAGGCGGATCCGGCGACCGAGGCGATCGTGATGATCGGTGAGATCGGTGGTGATGCCGAGGAGCGGGCGGCGGCGTTCATCGAGTCGTCGGTGTCCAAGCCGGTGGTGGCGTATGTGGCGGGGTTCACCGCGCCGGAGGGCAAGACGATGGGGCATGCGGGGGCGATCGTGTCGGGGTCGTCGGGGACCGCGCAGGCCAAGAAGGAGGCGTTGGAGAAGGTCGGGGTGCGGGTGGGCAAGACCCCCAGCGAAACCGCCCGCATCATGCGGGAGCTGCTGGGATGAGGTTCGCCGCCAACCTGTCCATCGTCTTCGCCGACCTGCCGCTCCTGAAGCGCCCCGCCGCCGCGGCGGCCGCCGGCTTCGACGCCGTCGAGCTGTGGTGGCCCTTCCCCGAACCGTCCCCGCCGGAGCGCGACCTCGACGCGTTGCGCACCGCCGTCCGCGACGCCGGTGTCCGCCTCGTCGCCCTCAACTTCGACGCCGGCGACATGGCGGCGGGCGAGCGCGGCCTGCTCTCGCGTCCCGCCGACGCGGCCCGGTTCCGCGAGAACATCGACGTCGCGGTCGGGCTGGCCGGCTCGCTCGGCTGCCGGGTGCTGAACGCCCTGTACGGCAACGCCGTACCCGGCCTCGACCCCGCAGTCCAGCACGACCTCGCGCTGGAGAACCTGACGGCCGCGGCGGAGGCCGCCCAGACGATCGGCGCCACCGTCGTGATCGAGGCGCTCAACTCCTACGAGAACCCGAACTACCCGATCACCTCCTCCTCGGCCGCGCTGCGGCTGATCGACGAGGTGCGCGCCCCCAACGTCGCCCTCCTCGCCGACCTCTACCACCTGTACCGCATGGGCGAGGACCTGTTCGACCTGATCGAACGGCACACGGGGAGGTTCGGCCACGTGCAGATCGCCGACGTCCCCGGCCGCGGCCGTCCCGGCACCGGCGAGATCCCCTACGAGCGGGTGCTCGCCAGGCTGGCCGCCGCCGGCTACGCGGGCCATATCGGCCTGGAGTACAAGCCCGCCGGGCCCGGCGGCGGCGACTTCAGCTGGCTGCCCCCGCTGCGGGAGCGCCTGGCCGCCCTGCGGAACCGCATGACCGACGCCGCGAAGGAGACAGCGTGACCCCCACCACCGCAGACCCCGCGAACACCGTCGGAATCATCGGCCTGGGCGTCATGGGCGCTCCCATGGCCGAGAACCTGCTGCGCGCCGGCTATAACGTGATCGGCCACGACATCTCGGAGGCGGCCGTCAAGCGGCTGGTGGCCGCGGGCGGCAGAGCGGGCGGCGACATCGCCGGCACGCTCGCCGGCGCGGGCACGGTCATCACCATGCTGCCCGACTCCCCACAGGTCGAGCAGGTCGTGCTGGGCCCCGGCGGCGTCCTCGAGCACGCCGAACCCGGCCTGCTGTACATCGACATGAGCACGGTGCGCCCCGAGACGTCGCGGAAGATCGCCGAGGCCGCCGCGGCGAAGGGGGTGCGCGCGCTGGACGCCCCGGTCAGCGGCGGTGAGAAGGGCGCGATCGACGGCACCCTATCGATCATGGTCGGGGGTGACGCCGACGACGTCGAGGCCGCCCGGCAGGTCTTCGAAGCGCTCGGCACCACGATCGTCCACGTCGGCCCGGTCGGCGCGGGGCAGACCGTGAAGGCCGCCAACCAGCTCGTCGTCGGCGGCGTCTACGCGCTGATCGCGGAGGCGATCGTGCTGCTGGAGGCGTCCGGTGTCGACGCCGGGCGCGGACTGGACGTGCTGGCCGGCGGTCTGGCGGGCAGCCGGATCCTCGATCTGAAGCGGCAGACCATGGTCAAGCGCGAGTTCCGCCCCGGCTTCCGGATCGACCTGCACCACAAGGACATGGGCATCGCGCTGGCCGCCGCCCGCGAGGCCGGGGTGGCGCTGCCCATGACCGGCATGGTCGCCCAGCTCATCGCGGCGGCACGGGCGCAGGGCCTCGGGGCGCTGGACCACTCCGCCCTGCTGAAAGTGATCGAGAGGATCAACTCTTGAAGCGGATTCCGTGCATGGAGGCCGTGGTTCAGGTCCTGGCCTCAGAGGGCGTCGACACCGTCTTCGGGATCCCCGGCGCGGCGATCCTCCCGTTCTACGCGGCGCTGCGGAAGAGCCCGATCCGGCACATCACCGTCCGGCACGAGGAAGGCGGCACCCACGCCGCCGACGGCTGGGCGCGGGTCACCGGAAACGTCGGGGTCTGCGTCGGCACCAGCGGCCCCGCGGGCACCAACATGATCACCGGGTTGTACACCGCGATGGCCGACTCCATCCCGGTGATCTGCATCACCGGGCAGGCGCCGCGCGCCAAACTGCACCAGGAGGCGTTTCAGGCCGTCGACATCGTGGAGATCGCCAAGCCGGTCACCAAGTGGGCGGTCCAGCTCAAGGAGCCCGCGCAAGCGCCGTGGGTCTTCCGCGAGGCGTTCCGGGTCGCCCGGTCCGGCCGTCCCGGCCCGGTCCTCATCGACCTGCCGCTGGACGTGCAGCACGGCACCTGCCTTTACGACCCGGCGGTGGACGGGCCGCTCCCGGTCGAGGTCCCCGAGCCGCGGGCGGCGGCCGTACGCGCGGCGCTGGACATGCTCATGGACGCCCGGCGGCCGCTGATCCTCGCCGGCGGTGGTGTGATCATCGCCGACGCCACCGACGAACTGCGCGCCCTCGCCGAGCACCTCCAGGTGCCGGTGCAGGTCACGCTGATGGGCAAGGGCGCCTTCCCGGAGGACCACCCGTTGTTCGCCGGCATGGCCGGCCTGCAGACGCAGACCCGGTGGGGCAACGCCGCCTTCCTGGAGAGCGACCTGGTGCTCGCCGTGGGCGCCCGGTTCGGCGACCGGCACACCGGGGATCTGGAGACCTACCGGCGCGGACGGCGTTTCATCCACGTCGACATCGAACCGACCCAGATCGGCAAGGTCTTCGAACCCGACCTCGGGGTGGTCGGCCACGCCCGCACGGTGCTGGCCGCCCTCGCCGAGGAGGCCGCGGCCAGGACCGCCGTGCGCACGCCGGGCGCGTGGCCGAAGCGGGTGGCCGAGCTGCGCCGCACGCTGGGCCGCCGCGACGACTTCGACGACGTTCCGATCAAACCGCCGCGGATCTACCGCGAACTGAACGACTTCTACGGGCCCGACACCACGTTCGTCACCGCCATCGGCCTCTACCAGATCTGGTCCGGCCAGTTCCAGCGCACCTTCCTGCCCCGCCGGTACCTGGTGTGCGGCCAGGCGGGACCGCTCGGCTGGGAGATCCCCGCCGCGATCGGCGTGAAGACCGCCTTCCCCGAGCGGCAGGTCGTCGTGGTCGCCGGCGACTACTCCTTCCAGTTCCTGATGGAGGAGATCGCGGTCGCCGCGCAGTACAACATCCCGTTCGTCATCGTCATGGTCAACAACGAGTATCTCGGCCTGATCCGCCAGGCGGAGATCCCCTACGAGATGAACTACGCGGTCGACCTGCGCTACGGCGAGGGCGGCATCGATCACGTCAAGCTGATGGAGGCCTTCGGCTGCGCCGCCCGCAGGGTGGAGCGGCCGGAGGAGATCCGCGACGCACTCGCCTGGGCGACCGAGGAGTCCGCCCGGCTGCGCCTGCCCGTCCTGGTCGAGGTCATGGTGGAGCGCGAGGCCAACGCCGCCATGGGCCGGTCGCTCGACGCGATCGAGGAGTTCGAGCCGCTGCCCGGACCGGTCGACGCCGTCGACTGGTCCGATTAGAAAGGGAGGCCCGATGACGCTGGTGCTCAAGCCCGGCACGGCCTGGCACGACGTCTACGCCCGGTGCCTCGACGTCGCCCCCGAGGCGTTCCACGACGACCGGGTGCTCAACCACTGGGGCGGCCTGTGGCGGCGGGACGGCCGGGCCGTGCCCGACGTGTCGCCGGTCGACGGCACCGCCATCGCCGGACCGCCGCGGGTGGACCGGGCCACGGCGGGCCGTGCCGTACGCGCGAGCGTGGACGCGCACCGCCGGTGGCGGCACGTGCCGCTCGCCGAGCGCAAGGCGCGGGTCAGCGCGGTGCTCGACGCGTTGACCGCGCACCGTGACCTGCTCGCGCTGCTGCTGGTGTGGGAGATCGGCAAGCCGTGGCGGCTGGCCGTCGCCGACGTCGACCGCTGCATCGATGGCGTGCGGTGGTACACGGAGGAGATCGACCGCATGATGACGGGCCGCACGCCGCTGCCGGGGCCGGTGAGCAACATCGCCAGCTGGAACTATCCGATGAGCGTGCTGATGCACGCCGTGCTGGTGCAGGTGCTGGCGGGCAACGCCGCCGTGGCCAAGACCCCCACCGACGGCGGCGTCTCCTGCCTCACCCTGGCGACCGCGCTGGCCGCGCGCGAAGGACTGCCGATCACGCTGATCGGCGGCAGCGGCGCGGAACTGTCGCCGGTGCTGGTCCGCGGGCGCGAGCTGGGATGCGTCTCCTTCGTGGGCGGGCGCGACACCGGCGCGCGGATCGCGCTCTCCCTGGCCGATCTCGGCCGCCCGCACATCCTGGAGCAGGAGGGGCTGAACTGCTGGGGGGTGTGGGAGTACGACGACTGGGAGCTGCTCGGCAGGCAGATCCGCGCCACGTTCGACTACGCCAAACAGCGCTGCACCGCCTATCCCCGGTTCGTCGTGCAGCGGCGGCTGTTCGCCGACTTCCTCGCGGTCTACCTGCCGGCGATCTCGTCGGTGCGGTTCGGTCACCCGCTGGCGGTGGAGTCGCCCGACGATCCCCTGCCCGACCTCGACTTCGGGCCGCTGATCGATGACGCCAAGGCCAAGGAGCTGGCCGACCGGGTCGACGAGGCGATCGACAAGGGCGGGGTGCCGCTGTACCGGGGCTCGCTGGACGACGGGCGGTTCCTGCCCGGGCAGGACACCTCGGCGTACTTCGCGCCCGTGGCGATCCTCGCCCCGCCGCCGTCCTCGCCGTTGTTCCACGCCGAGCCGTTCGGCCCGGTCGACACGATCGTGGTGGTGGACACCGAGGCCGAGCTGCTGGCGGCGATGAACGCCAGCAACGGCGCGCTGGTCTCCACGATCTCCTGCGGCGACGAGGCGACCGCGCGGCGGCTGGCGGCCGAGGTGCGCGCGTTCAAGGTGGGGATCAACCGCCCCCGCTCCCGCGGTGACCGTGAGGAGCTGTTCGGCGGGCTGGGCGCGTCCTGGCGGGGCGCGTTCGTCGGCGGGGAGCTGCTGGTGCGGGCCGTCACCCAGGGGCCGCCGGGCGAGCGGCCGCCGGGCAACTTCCCCGAGTACACGTTGCTTCCCTGACCGGGCGGGCGCGGGAGACCGCTGGAGAGGCCACGGGAACGCCCTATGGAAAGGAGCGCGGTAGTACTCTCCAAGTAATGGACACGTGGCACTATGGGTGCACCAAAAACCAGGTCAGGCGCAAGGGAGCGGATTGACGTGGCCACAGTGCCGAGCGTGTCCTATTCGATCACCGTCCGGCTTGAGGTCCCCGCGGGGGGTAAGGCCGTAAGCCAGCTCACCCACGCGGTGGAGTCCGCCGGAGGTGTGGTCACCGCGCTCGACGTGAGCAACGCGGGCCACGAGAAGCTCCGCATCGACGTGACGTGCGCCGCCCGTGACACCGACCACGCGCAGGACATCGTCGACCAGCTCGACGCGGTCGAGGGCGTGGTCATCCACAAGGTCAGCGACCGCACCTTCCTCATGCACCTCGGCGGCAAGATCGAGATGCAGTCGAAGGTCCCGCTGCGCACCCGGGATGAGCTGTCCATGGCCTACACGCCCGGGGTCGCGCGGGTGTCCATGGCCATCGCGCGCAACCCGGAGGACGCCCGGCGGCTGACGGTCAAGCGCAACAGCGTCGCGGTGGTCACCGACGGCTCGGCGGTGCTCGGCCTGGGCAACATCGGTCCCGCCGCGGCGCTGCCGGTGATGGAGGGCAAGGCGGCGCTGTTCAAGCGGTTCGCCGGCATCGACGCCTGGCCGATCTGCCTGGACACCCAGGACACCGACGAGATCGTGCGGATCGTGCGGGCGATCGCCCCGGGCTTCGGCGGCATCAACCTGGAGGACATCTCCGCG
It contains:
- a CDS encoding Nramp family divalent metal transporter, with protein sequence MDTSPDRAATPQTSAATSPPAQEERVWHAGKLEPMPIRELPDAPPSVHLIGPTVFLVALGVGMGESYMWPRLVLLFGPEIRWLFLIGVTLQAVVMLEMARYAMATGESIFFGAARVFKPLMWFFFVVAILVYIWPGHLSAGAAAFEEITGIPWVVTACVGLVFVGVVFSLAKVVYNMLEKALSLLIGLLVVGTAVVAAMVGSFNDLVSTITGMFAFGYIPPEAMTAAWFPVIVGSIAFAGPSGMQQMWYTLHLRDSGAGMGAHIPRIRGLRHAGEEESMPSRGFMFDTDDPAEMAKWRGWRRWVTFDALLLFWGITMLVTISFTIIAQAAARRSPDVQSLLRGEDREAALNAMADAVASAGSSVLGVIFLGFIALIGLNATLGLFDSFSRGQADMTYFFVPGARKLKMSHLYAIFLWGVIIFGILILLFGPADGPAAILDTLAFLSTFAMGAYCVTLLVVNNRMLPKPIRPRIWTNLIIGFGAFFYLGMLFYSLFRFGVVVG
- a CDS encoding TerC family protein, which gives rise to MSLPTWVWVVTVVGFAVVIAFDFWLVARNPREPSFRECTLWVAFYILLAVGFGTGLLFVAGPRYGGEFFAGWLTEYSLSTDNLFVFLLIMSRFSVPRRYRQKVLLIGIVIALVLRGFFIAIGAEAVSRFDWLFYVFGAFLIYTAWKLIAHEEEEVEFSENLALRTVRRVLPATDRYHGASVLAKVDGRRVVTPMLIVMVAIGTTDLLFALDSIPAIFGLTKEPYLVFTANAFALMGLRQLFFLIGGLIDRLIYLSKGLALILAFIGVKLVLETLHHDGVSWAPEVPIAVSLGVIVGTLAVTAVASLVKTRMDRARAAADVTGASARQPAEID
- a CDS encoding GntR family transcriptional regulator, whose amino-acid sequence is MLRTELSAQRIARPVPLRESVFEAILELIITGSLRPGQHLVENELADLLGVSRQPVREALQLLSGEGWVDLRPGQGAFVHLPTPEEADQLLAVRGLLETESARLAALNATPEGVARLREICARGLAAHSSGDVDGTVAANAELHAQVTEMSGNKVLADMAAQVSRKVRWYYTPVARQRGEKSWEEHQALIDAIEAGDADRAAEVMRHHTEQTRRSYLEQRANEEPPVPAPAPRRRRARSSG
- a CDS encoding MFS transporter; translation: MENSSTAGREVRDWRGRVYLTGIAPEQILNRPRSAVVWAAMAAMAALGVLQYGFAATLPAVAAARDWTTGEALRPLAVWAVCQAASGLPTAALMERRGTGGGIALRPGTAMTAGALLSAIGLLALAHAPTPAWVFAGYSVLGGIGGGLVYATCSSVVARWYPERAAGRVSLVTGAFAYGAVPFVVAVHAVHAGAPSAVVPLIDVAAVVVGLTIAVTGRLLREPPRHWWPSHIDPRTWAMDGRINPALRCNPRAVRDFSAGDALRTPALPTMAAILVLAGALSLFNVVSAAWVAADHGPAAAAVATTALIALNGAGRAVSVAISERTGRRTALLGVLAVLTGGQVALAGAVSTGSTASLVAFVCLAGLGGGAFYPLIACLVREYFGERRTDEIHGVIYAAKGVGGPIGIVLAAAMPAGESGVCLLAALLGLATVVLARGLRQPGRPRTLPVPDGHRTAVKAGLNGRPE
- the sucC gene encoding ADP-forming succinate--CoA ligase subunit beta translates to MDLFEHQAKALFAAHGVPVLPGRVVTTPAEAREAARELGAPVVVKAQVKTGGRGKAGGVRLAEGPASAEDAAAAILGMDIKGHIARSVLIEKAQVAAEEYYFSFLLDRADRTFLSICSASGGMDIEEVAHATPEKVAKIPISPLEGVNRAKAREIARAGGLPDAVLDAAAETITRLWEVFTERDATLVEVNPLAATADGRIVALDGKVTLDDNAAFRQPDHEALVDRGAEDPLEAAAKAKGLNYVKLDGSVGIIGNGAGLVMSTLDVVAYAGEKLPGAPRPANFLDIGGGASAEVMANGLEIILSDPSVRSVFVNVFGGITACDAVAEGIVAAFRLLGERGEQVGRPLVVRLDGNNAARGRQILTEANLPGVELVNSMDDAAARAAELAVAGV
- the sucD gene encoding succinate--CoA ligase subunit alpha, coding for MAIWLTSESKIIVQGMTGSEGTKHTRRMLAAGSKIVGGVNARKAGTVHEGLPVFGTVAEAMAATGADVSVVFVPPAHTKAAVREAIDAQIRLCVVITEGVPVHDTTEFVAYAQARGSRTRIIGPNCPGIASPGASNAGIIPADITSPGPIGLVSKSGTLTYQLMYELADVGFSTAVGIGGDPVIGTTHIDALAAFEADPATEAIVMIGEIGGDAEERAAAFIESSVSKPVVAYVAGFTAPEGKTMGHAGAIVSGSSGTAQAKKEALEKVGVRVGKTPSETARIMRELLG
- a CDS encoding hydroxypyruvate isomerase family protein, producing MRFAANLSIVFADLPLLKRPAAAAAAGFDAVELWWPFPEPSPPERDLDALRTAVRDAGVRLVALNFDAGDMAAGERGLLSRPADAARFRENIDVAVGLAGSLGCRVLNALYGNAVPGLDPAVQHDLALENLTAAAEAAQTIGATVVIEALNSYENPNYPITSSSAALRLIDEVRAPNVALLADLYHLYRMGEDLFDLIERHTGRFGHVQIADVPGRGRPGTGEIPYERVLARLAAAGYAGHIGLEYKPAGPGGGDFSWLPPLRERLAALRNRMTDAAKETA